The following coding sequences lie in one Cygnus olor isolate bCygOlo1 chromosome 8, bCygOlo1.pri.v2, whole genome shotgun sequence genomic window:
- the CDKN2C gene encoding cyclin-dependent kinase 4 inhibitor C, whose amino-acid sequence MAEPSGNELASAAAKGDLVQLTNLLQKNVNVNAQNGFGRTALQVMKLGNPEIARRLLMSGANPDLKDSTGFAVIHDVARAGFLDTLQTLLEFKADVNIEDAEGNLPLHLAAQEGHVPVVEFLLKSTASKVGHQNKRGDTAYDVAKLYKRSAVLRLLEGGRPPAATE is encoded by the exons ATGGCCGAGCCTTCTGGGAACGAGCTGGCGTCCGCGGCTGCCAAGGGGGACCTAGTGCAACTTACTAATTTGTTGCAAAAGAATGTAAACGTCAATGCACAAAATGGATTTGGGAGGACTGCGCTGCAG gTAATGAAACTCGGCAATCCCGAAATTGCCCGGCGGTTGCTCATGAGCGGTGCGAACCCCGATCTGAAAGACAGTACTGGCTTCGCTGTAATTCACGACGTAGCCAGAGCGGGTTTTCTGGACACTTTGCAGACTCTGCTGGAGTTTAAAGCCGACGTTAACATCGAGGATGCCGAGGGCAACCTGCCCCTGCACCTGGCCGCGCAGGAGGGCCACGTGCCGGTGGTGGAGTTCCTGCTGAAGAGCACGGCCAGCAAGGTGGGCCACCAGAACAAGCGGGGCGACACCGCCTACGACGTGGCCAAGCTGTACAAGCGCAGCGCCGTGCTCCGGCTGCTGGAGggcggccgcccccccgccgccaccgAGTGA